The genomic DNA TCACGAGGGGGAGGAGTCACGAAGATCGGAATCATCGGAGCGGGCAACATCGGCGGCAACCTCACCAGGCGTCTCACCGCGCTGGGCCACGAGGTGTCGATCGCCAACTCCCGCGGCCCGCACACTCTCACCGCGCTCGCCGAGGAGACCGGAGCGACCCCGGTCACCGCGGCGGAGGCGGCCGAGGGCGCCCGTGTCGTGGTCGTCACCATCCCGGTGAAGGCAGTCCCGAACCTGCCCGCCGGGTTCCTGAACGGTGCCGCGGAGGACGTCGCGGTCATCGACACCGGCAACTACTACCCGCAGCAGCGTGACGGCCGTGTCGCCGCCATCGAGGACGGGCTGGCGGAGAGCAGGTGGACCGAGGAGCAGATCGGGCACCCGGTGATCAAGGCGTTCAACGGGACCTACGCGGATGATCTCCTCTCCAAGGCCCTTCCGAAGGGCAGCCCCGGCCGCCAGGCCCTGCCGGTCGCCGGTGACGATGCAGCCGCCAAGCAGATCGTGCGCGATCTCATCGACGAGCTGGGCTTCGACACAGTGGATGCGGGAGGTCTGGACGAGTCCTGGCGCCAGCAGCCGGGCACTCCCGTCTACGGCAACCAGGGCGACGCCGAGGCCATCGCGAAGGCGCTCGCCGCCGCCTCGCCCGAACGCACGGCGGAGTGGCGCGCCTGACCGCACCGGCCCGGTCCGCACTCATGCTTGCGTTCGGCAGGGCGGGGGCGGGGACCGGCGGCGTGTTCGCCGGTGCTCCCGCTTCCACCTCCGATTCCGCTGGTGGGGCCGAATCGCGCGTGAGCCGACGGCACGGACAACGCCCTGGTGCGGGGGTTCGCCGAAGTCGTACGCGAACGCTCCTCCTGCGCACGGGCGTTGTCCGACGGCCGACCGACCGGCGCCCGTCCTCCGGGCATTGCCCGGCCTCGGGGCCCTCTCGCGTCTACCGGGCGTCGTCCGGGGCGGCCGGCAGGCTGTCCATGAACGAACTGACGGAGAACACGGCGCGCCCGGGTCCGGGCGGACCGTAGCCGGGCGGCGAGCTGAGCCCGTACTCCTCCATCGTCGAGCGATAGGCGTCCAGCAATCTGATGTGGTACTCCAGCGGTGCCCCGTCCGGGTTGGTCTTCCCGAGTGGCGTGGTGGGTTCCGGGCACCAGGTGGTGAACCGCGGGGTGATGCCGTGCGACATGAAGAACCGCAGCCCCTCGGTGGTCGAGTCGATTGCCTCGTCGACCGTCGTGAAGCCGAACGGTTCGGCCATCTCCACGCCCGCCACGAAGTTGGGAATGACGTTCCGGGCACCGAAGACCTCGGCGGAGTCGAGGATGCGGCGGTGCCATTCGTCGCGGCCGACGTAGCGCTCCTTGCCGGGGCAGTACAGCTCGAACAGCCGGCGGTCCCACACCTCGTAGTTGGGGTGGTAGATCTGGACGCCGTAGTCGTGGAAGCGCTGGACGTCGGCCTTCGGCAGCGCCTGCGCGACGACCTTGCCGATCCAGCGGCCGGGGAAGGCCTCCTCGATGGCCTTGGCGTACTGCCCGTAGAAGTCCGCTTCGTCGCGGCCGCCGATGTGGGAGGTGATGGCACCACCGGTGAGGGTGTAGGCGGTGGAGGTCTTCGCGGTGTCGTACCGGTCGATGATGGCGAGCGCTTCCAGCACCTCCTCGACAGGCTTCACACCGGTGTACGGGCGTCCCGCGGCCTTGTGCTGGCGCCAGTTGTGGTTGATGTCGCAGTACTGGCACTCCTCCTTCGCGCCGAAGTACTGGCATACGCGGAAGACCGTCAGATAGACGAGGTAGCCCCATTGGATGGTGGGCGCGACCTCCATCACCGACTTGCCGTTGGCGAGCGTGTGCCGGTAGTAGTCCGGCATCGGCGGCAGCCCCACGTCCGAGATCCGCCTGCCGTCCAGGTACAGCCCCAGGACGCCGTCCGCGTCGGCCGCGACACGGTACGGCGACGCGGGGTTCACCCGCACCGACACGACCGTGCGGCGCAGCTCGTACGGGCCTCCGGTGAGCACGATCTCCTCGGGCGGGCGGCGCAGGGCGGCCGCGCCCAGCTCCGGCAGGGTGCCGTGGTCGAAGGAGAAGATGAAGTACGACTTCGGCTTGACGTCGCCGTCCTCGTTGTCGCTGAGCGCGGACTCGTCGAACGCCACGCCGCCGCGCAGCAGGTCCTCCTTGACGACGGCTTCCCGCGGCACGTGCGGGAACCGTTCCATGAGCTGCTCGATCAGGCGGGTACGGCTCGCGTCGGTACGGCTGGGGTCGCCGGGGTCTCTGCGGCCGGTGTCGGTTCGGCTGGGCATGTGCGGGGCTCCTCGGTCCGGGCTTCGAAGGTTCTTCCGGTACGCCACACTGTGCAACGAACCACGGACGTCAACCGTTCGCGACGCCGACCGAAGGGCGGGTGACGTCGGTCATCTGTCCCAGTGCGTGGGGGCACTGAGCGACGGCGGGAGTTTCGTGGCAGCGTCGCCCCGCGCCGCGTTGAGCTGCGCCTGCGTGAGGAACAGACTGCCGGTCAGGTCGGCTCCGGACAGCTCGGCGTCCCGGAAATCCGCGCCGATGAGGTCGGCCAGACGCAGGTCGGCGCCGGTGAGGTCGGCTGCGATGAGATAGGCGCCACGCAGGTCGGCCCCTTGCAGGTCGGCGCCCTTGAGCCGGGCGCCTATGAGGTCGGCGCCCCGGTGGTTGCGCTTCTTCTTGCGGGGGACGGTGGCCCGTACGAGTTCGCTGGTCCGCAGCAGCAGCGCGGCGACGTCGTCCCGGTGTCCTGCAACATCGAGGTCGGCGAACGCGTCGGGGGCGACGTGTGTGAGGCGTTCGGTCGTGTCGAGGACGCGTCGTATCTCGCCGTGGAGGGGGCGGGCCGCCGGCAGCGTCAGGGCCTCGGTGAGGTACCAGAGCAATTCGTGGAGTTGCCGCATGACCGGGAACACCTGGAACATCTGCTGAGCGGTCTGCGGGGCCTGCCGCCAGTCCTTTCCGTCGAACGTCTCCTGGGAGACCTTCTGGCCCGCGCCGAAGCAGTCGTACACCGTGCAGCCCGGGAAGCCCTGGGTCCGCAGCTCGGTGTGAATACCGCAGCGGAAGTCGTCCTGCAGATTGTGGCAGGGCTCCCCGGCGTCCTTGTCGACCGCGAAGTCCGCCGACCGGGTCAGGGTCAGCGCGACGCAGCACAGCCCGAAGCAGTTCGCGCAGTCGGCGCGCAGGGCGGCACGTTCGGCGCCGTCGCCGCGCAGCTCGGTGCGGTCGGTGCCGGAGCCTGGGGTGTTGTCGGACACGGTGCGGTGGATCCTCTGGTGTACGAAGTGCCTGGGCGGTCGAGCCTACCGAGGCGCCGCGGACCGAGCGCACGCGGACGGGCATCCTCGCTTCCCGGGTGCCCTGGCCCCCTCCCGGCCCAGGTAGCAAACGGTGCGCGCCAAGATGGAGGCTTGCATCGTTGGAGGAGGTGGCCACCGACGTGGCGAACACACCAGTCGACAGCATCCCGGCCCGGCGGGTGCTCACCGATCCGGT from Streptomyces sp. NBC_01707 includes the following:
- a CDS encoding NADPH-dependent F420 reductase, which translates into the protein MGIIGAGNIGGNLTRRLTALGHEVSIANSRGPHTLTALAEETGATPVTAAEAAEGARVVVVTIPVKAVPNLPAGFLNGAAEDVAVIDTGNYYPQQRDGRVAAIEDGLAESRWTEEQIGHPVIKAFNGTYADDLLSKALPKGSPGRQALPVAGDDAAAKQIVRDLIDELGFDTVDAGGLDESWRQQPGTPVYGNQGDAEAIAKALAAASPERTAEWRA
- a CDS encoding radical SAM protein — encoded protein: MPSRTDTGRRDPGDPSRTDASRTRLIEQLMERFPHVPREAVVKEDLLRGGVAFDESALSDNEDGDVKPKSYFIFSFDHGTLPELGAAALRRPPEEIVLTGGPYELRRTVVSVRVNPASPYRVAADADGVLGLYLDGRRISDVGLPPMPDYYRHTLANGKSVMEVAPTIQWGYLVYLTVFRVCQYFGAKEECQYCDINHNWRQHKAAGRPYTGVKPVEEVLEALAIIDRYDTAKTSTAYTLTGGAITSHIGGRDEADFYGQYAKAIEEAFPGRWIGKVVAQALPKADVQRFHDYGVQIYHPNYEVWDRRLFELYCPGKERYVGRDEWHRRILDSAEVFGARNVIPNFVAGVEMAEPFGFTTVDEAIDSTTEGLRFFMSHGITPRFTTWCPEPTTPLGKTNPDGAPLEYHIRLLDAYRSTMEEYGLSSPPGYGPPGPGRAVFSVSSFMDSLPAAPDDAR
- a CDS encoding pentapeptide repeat-containing protein — translated: MRGDGAERAALRADCANCFGLCCVALTLTRSADFAVDKDAGEPCHNLQDDFRCGIHTELRTQGFPGCTVYDCFGAGQKVSQETFDGKDWRQAPQTAQQMFQVFPVMRQLHELLWYLTEALTLPAARPLHGEIRRVLDTTERLTHVAPDAFADLDVAGHRDDVAALLLRTSELVRATVPRKKKRNHRGADLIGARLKGADLQGADLRGAYLIAADLTGADLRLADLIGADFRDAELSGADLTGSLFLTQAQLNAARGDAATKLPPSLSAPTHWDR